A DNA window from Streptomyces canus contains the following coding sequences:
- a CDS encoding oxidoreductase, producing the protein MSAAYATFGLAPAMRAGGVLANGDFEIHRDFVDFIVDGRPLLFQLSDLDAVSPLASDVPPAIFTAQVRSFLGETDAPLPSGRHVIYGCPECEDLACGAVTAVIERDGDDFIWRDFAWQTEEAVDLRRNGYHGIGPFRFQGAEYRAALDSLLQGAGPGGARRRVLLIGARVALLAKLAAALRTIGIGADITREVGAVHADELRGYGAVAFGRPVTEEERTAVRASFDRAGVDVTYVDGLAPIVPLLVAQIEHALDRSPVERRRLARLVAADGEAAVEVTSPCRVRLTAYRLDRLYRTHAHEVFDGVLEAGRHRIALDAKAVKGEAFLVARTSGSVLVEAMAR; encoded by the coding sequence ATGTCTGCCGCATACGCGACCTTCGGCCTGGCACCGGCGATGCGTGCCGGTGGAGTCCTCGCCAACGGTGACTTCGAGATACACCGGGACTTCGTGGACTTCATCGTCGACGGCCGCCCGCTCCTCTTCCAGCTCTCCGACCTCGATGCCGTCTCCCCACTCGCCTCCGACGTCCCACCCGCGATCTTCACCGCCCAGGTCCGCAGCTTCCTGGGCGAGACGGACGCTCCGCTTCCGAGTGGTCGTCACGTCATCTACGGCTGCCCCGAGTGCGAGGACCTCGCCTGCGGAGCCGTCACCGCGGTCATCGAGCGGGACGGCGACGACTTCATCTGGCGGGACTTCGCCTGGCAGACCGAGGAGGCCGTGGACCTCCGGCGCAACGGCTATCACGGCATCGGGCCGTTCCGCTTCCAGGGCGCCGAGTACCGCGCGGCGCTCGACTCCCTGCTCCAAGGCGCCGGCCCGGGGGGCGCCCGCCGCCGCGTCCTGCTCATCGGCGCCCGCGTGGCCCTCCTCGCCAAACTGGCCGCCGCCCTGCGCACCATCGGCATCGGCGCCGACATCACCCGTGAGGTGGGCGCCGTCCACGCCGACGAACTGCGCGGGTACGGCGCGGTCGCCTTCGGCCGCCCGGTCACCGAGGAGGAACGTACCGCCGTACGCGCCTCCTTCGACCGCGCGGGCGTCGACGTGACCTACGTCGACGGCCTCGCCCCGATCGTCCCGCTGCTCGTGGCCCAGATAGAGCACGCCCTGGACCGCAGCCCCGTCGAACGGCGCCGCTTGGCCCGCCTGGTCGCCGCCGACGGCGAGGCGGCCGTCGAGGTCACCTCACCGTGCCGGGTGCGCCTGACGGCGTACCGCCTCGACCGGCTGTACCGCACGCACGCTCACGAGGTCTTCGACGGCGTCCTGGAAGCGGGCCGGCACCGTATCGCCCTGGACGCCAAGGCGGTGAAGGGAGAAGCGTTCCTGGTGGCGCGGACCTCGGGAAGCGTCCTGGTGGAGGCGATGGCCCGCTGA